Genomic window (Nitrospira sp.):
GCCTTCCCAAGCCGCAGACGCCGGCTCCCCGGTCGATCGCGGCGAGAGTTAACAATCTTGTAACATTCAGGTTACCGGCCGGAAACCCCTGCCCGGTTAAGATGTGACGACGGAACTCGGTTTGATTCGGGCGACTTTACGGAGAAAGGAACCAGGAATGTTGCACACAATGCTCAAACGAGGTGTATGGCTCATCGGTGCCTGTGCGCTCGCCGCAACGGTCGATCCCGCCGCCGCCGAACAGGGAGGGCCATTCGCATCGCTGAGCCCGGACAACGAACTTGCGCGTTACACCCCTCAGAGCCAGGTGAAGGGCAGCCTCAAGATCCAGGGATCGGAAACCATGTACCCGCTGCTCTCCCGCTTGAGTCTCGAATTTCAGCGCCGCCAACCAAACGTCCGCATCGAAGTGCGCGGCGGGGGATCGTCCAAAGCGATCGAGGAATTTCTCCAACCCCCCTTAAGCAAGACCGGCAAAGTGATGCTCAAGGAGGAGCGCTCGCAATATTTCTCCCTGGTCGCGACCTCACGCGAGCTGTTCGATTCGGAACTCAAGGAATTCGTCGCGCAGCATAATTACGAACCGATGGCCGTACCGGTCGCGGTCGACGCCGTGGCCATCTACGTCCACAAGGAGAATCCCTTGACCGCGCTGACGCTCGAGCAGGTGGACGCGATGTTCTCCAGTACCCGCCTGCGCGGGCACAAAACTCCGATCACACAGTGGGGTCAACTCGGGCTTTCCGACGGCTGGACCGATGCCTCGATCCAGCTCTACGGCCGGGACAGGAAGTCCGGCACGCGGGCCTTTTTCCAGGAGCACTGTCTGGGAGGCGGTGAATTCATCCCGGCGGTGCATGAGAATCCGGGAGCGGCCTCGGTGATTCTGAGTCTCAGCCGAGATCAGCTTGGCATCGGATACAGCGGCCTCGGTCTGGAATCCTCGATCGTACGCGCCGTTCCTCTGGCCGAAGCCGCCGGCATGCCCTTCGTCAGTCCCTCGCCCGCCGCCGTCGCCGACCAGTCCTATCCGTTGCGACGCATCCTCTATCTCTACCTGGACAAGTCTCCCAAAACATCCCTCCCGCCTGCCGCCCAGGAGTTCCTGGTCTTCCTGATGAGCCAGGATGGTCAGCAGGCGGTGGTCAAGGCCGGCTTCTTCCCGTTGCCTGCGCAGCAGATCAACAAGAGCGCTGTCGCGTTGGATAGTGCGGCGGGATCGGCTCCGGTTCGGCGTTAGCGCGACAACCCTCACGGGGTGGAGCTCTTGCGGGGAGGCGCCTTGGACGGTTTGGCCTGGTCCATCTCAAGTCGAAGACGATTCATCTCCTCGGTCAACGCCTTCATTTGGTTGGCCTGATCGTCCAGCCGGCCGCGTAGTTCGAGGTTGGAGTTCGTGAGCTCGCGGACTTGGTTCTGCAGATCCTGCCTCGACGGCCCGCCGTCCCCACCGGCCGGAGTCGGCATGGCGGACTCCCGGCCGATCTGGACCGGGGGTTTCGCCGAGCGAAGCGCGATGGCTTCCTTCATATCCAGCGAGACGTGAACCGTCTCGAACGGCGCCCACTTGGGCTCTTCGGCATCGGGAACGACGGCTGCGCGGGCCGGGCTTGCCACCCACAGCTTCATACCTTTGGTATCCCGCGGATCCTTCAGGTCATCGCCGCCGGTGTCGGCACGGGTCAACGACGCATGATCGGTGAGCACGACGTGCAGATACTTGTCCCGGACGAACAGAGAGCCGATCGTTCTGTTGTCGCTGTACTTCACGCCGGGCTTGGGGAACGAAAACGTCACGCGCTCCGCCGCCCCGGCCTGCCGAAGGGCGTCTGACAGGGGACCCGAGTATGCATCAAGCTGTTCATCGGGCAACAACGGCACAGGTCTGGGATTCTCGAAGATTCCGACGATCGTCCCCGTCCAGCCGCTCACTTCGACCGCGCCCAGCAGCGTTCGCACTTCGGCCGCGGCCAAGTTGGCGGGATGAGCATTGTGAACCTCGGTCTTCGCGCGCGCGATCGACGGATCACGCTCAAGACCGACCTTCGCGCCCCCCTGATTGTAGGTCGTCCGCTCACCGGTCAATGCCGCGCAGGCGGACATTCCCGCGACCGTGACGACAAGGCATGCCACGATGACCCATCGCGTGCTCACAAACGGCGCCGTGATTACTGTCCACATGTGAATTGAATCCCCCAGATCCGTTCGGTCCCCATTTGCCCGCGCCAGTTGCGATCGGCGGTCTTGCTGATCTTGGGAATTTCCCCTTCCTTGACGATGCGCGAGCCGTTCGGACACTTGCCGGCGATCACACGAAGCGCATCCCGTCGGCCCGCGGATGACAACACATCTCCCTCGTTCTGGATCGGAAACGTGACGACTCCGCCCGTCTCGGTCTCACGGATGAGAGAGGCCC
Coding sequences:
- a CDS encoding PstS family phosphate ABC transporter substrate-binding protein gives rise to the protein MLHTMLKRGVWLIGACALAATVDPAAAEQGGPFASLSPDNELARYTPQSQVKGSLKIQGSETMYPLLSRLSLEFQRRQPNVRIEVRGGGSSKAIEEFLQPPLSKTGKVMLKEERSQYFSLVATSRELFDSELKEFVAQHNYEPMAVPVAVDAVAIYVHKENPLTALTLEQVDAMFSSTRLRGHKTPITQWGQLGLSDGWTDASIQLYGRDRKSGTRAFFQEHCLGGGEFIPAVHENPGAASVILSLSRDQLGIGYSGLGLESSIVRAVPLAEAAGMPFVSPSPAAVADQSYPLRRILYLYLDKSPKTSLPPAAQEFLVFLMSQDGQQAVVKAGFFPLPAQQINKSAVALDSAAGSAPVRR